The Nitriliruptor alkaliphilus DSM 45188 genome includes a region encoding these proteins:
- a CDS encoding LCP family protein → MVRRLYGTVPCTEAGERPPHVGQHADRATPPTIQRRREWGRRSVTAVGVLVGSLVLVVVASVWSIDRSIERVDVSGLGEVPESDAESSRGDGAEASEAEALTVLVLGSDSREDLTPEQRRELGTGDAPGERTEVIALTRLAPHAEEVRMLNVPRDSVVERCDGSRGRINAAYEIGEADGRGGATCTVETLTALTGVTIDHVVMVDFGGFVDVIDQLGGVSMHLEEPLRDDGSHLDLPAGCVDLDGRDALAFVRARQLDDDYGRIARQHRLIAEVRAELAELGVFDDLPQLLRVANTIARSVELDSSLDLMRLQQLVREHRDTVAGDLEGRALPGEPTTIGRAEVLELDEAAIPGMVSWLLHGDAEAELSTVDDGADGGDVGDETEERSGGEEPTADEDVDPSNGPQTLSGQAPAGTADGDVGGDC, encoded by the coding sequence GTGGTGCGTCGTCTGTACGGGACCGTCCCGTGCACCGAGGCAGGCGAGAGGCCACCACACGTGGGTCAGCACGCCGACCGCGCCACCCCGCCGACCATCCAGCGCCGTCGCGAGTGGGGGCGGCGTTCGGTGACGGCGGTGGGCGTGCTCGTCGGGTCGCTCGTCCTGGTCGTGGTGGCCTCGGTCTGGTCCATCGACCGCAGCATCGAACGCGTCGATGTCAGCGGCCTGGGTGAGGTACCCGAGAGCGATGCGGAGTCGTCGCGTGGTGACGGCGCCGAGGCGTCCGAGGCCGAGGCGTTGACCGTGCTGGTCCTCGGGTCGGACTCGCGGGAGGACCTCACACCCGAACAGCGGCGCGAGCTCGGCACGGGAGACGCTCCCGGTGAACGCACCGAGGTCATCGCGCTGACCCGCCTCGCGCCCCACGCCGAGGAGGTGCGGATGCTCAACGTGCCCCGGGACAGCGTGGTCGAACGCTGCGATGGCAGCCGGGGTCGCATCAACGCCGCCTACGAGATCGGCGAGGCCGACGGCCGCGGCGGCGCCACCTGCACGGTGGAGACCCTGACCGCTCTGACAGGTGTCACCATCGATCACGTCGTGATGGTCGACTTCGGCGGGTTCGTCGACGTCATCGACCAGCTCGGAGGCGTCTCCATGCACCTCGAGGAGCCGCTGCGTGACGACGGGTCGCACCTCGACCTGCCCGCGGGCTGCGTCGACCTCGATGGTCGGGACGCGCTGGCCTTCGTGCGCGCCCGGCAGCTCGACGACGACTACGGGCGCATCGCCCGCCAGCACCGCCTGATCGCCGAGGTCCGGGCCGAGCTCGCCGAGCTCGGGGTGTTCGACGACCTGCCCCAGCTGCTGCGGGTCGCCAACACCATCGCCCGGTCGGTGGAGCTCGACAGCTCGCTCGACCTGATGCGGCTCCAACAGCTCGTCCGTGAGCACCGCGACACGGTCGCCGGCGACCTCGAGGGCCGTGCCCTCCCGGGTGAGCCGACCACGATCGGTCGGGCCGAGGTGCTCGAGCTCGACGAGGCGGCCATCCCCGGCATGGTGTCGTGGCTGCTGCACGGCGACGCCGAGGCCGAGCTGTCGACGGTCGATGACGGCGCGGACGGCGGCGACGTGGGCGATGAGACGGAGGAGCGGTCCGGCGGCGAGGAGCCCACGGCCGACGAGGACGTCGACCCGTCGAACGGGCCGCAGACCCTCAGCGGCCAGGCGCCGGCGGGCACCGCGGACGGAGACGTGGGCGGCGACTGTTGA
- a CDS encoding Mu transposase domain-containing protein: protein MDAAVEDRAAMGLLPPVLPDVAWHARLRLPRDHYVRFDTCDYSIHPCAIGTWIEVSADLDWVVATARDGREVARHRRSLAKHRVISDPAHVRAANRLRDQHHQQAASAAEVEVEVRDLAAYDRALGVA from the coding sequence GTGGACGCTGCGGTCGAGGACCGCGCCGCGATGGGCCTGCTGCCGCCGGTGTTGCCGGATGTGGCCTGGCATGCCCGGCTGCGGTTGCCGCGCGATCACTACGTGCGGTTCGACACCTGCGACTACTCGATCCACCCGTGCGCGATCGGGACCTGGATCGAGGTGTCGGCCGATCTGGACTGGGTCGTTGCCACCGCCCGAGACGGCCGCGAGGTCGCCCGCCACCGCCGCAGCCTGGCCAAGCATCGGGTCATCTCCGACCCGGCGCACGTGCGTGCCGCCAACCGGCTGCGTGACCAGCACCACCAGCAGGCGGCCTCGGCGGCCGAGGTCGAGGTCGAGGTCCGGGACCTGGCCGCTTACGACCGCGCGCTCGGGGTCGCCTGA
- a CDS encoding aromatic-ring-hydroxylating dioxygenase subunit beta yields MTAPETESPERATVELREVEGFLYREARFADEHDYDAWEALWTDDAIYWVPANGDEVDPSTQVSVVHDNRSRIRTRLAQLRTGKRHSQSPKSRLRRLLSNVELLGTDGGDTVVGANFVVYEARERGVTSWAGRVTYRLRRDEVGELRMAYKKVELVDNEFALPSMSFLI; encoded by the coding sequence GTGACGGCGCCGGAGACAGAGAGCCCGGAGAGGGCCACGGTTGAGCTGCGCGAGGTCGAGGGGTTCCTCTATCGCGAGGCCCGCTTCGCCGACGAGCACGATTACGACGCGTGGGAAGCACTCTGGACCGACGACGCCATCTATTGGGTCCCGGCGAACGGTGATGAGGTCGACCCCTCCACCCAGGTGTCGGTTGTCCACGACAACCGCAGCCGTATCCGGACACGCCTCGCGCAGCTAAGGACCGGCAAACGCCACTCCCAGTCTCCGAAGTCGCGCCTTCGCCGGCTCCTCAGCAACGTCGAGCTGCTGGGGACCGATGGTGGCGACACCGTGGTCGGCGCCAACTTCGTCGTCTACGAGGCGCGCGAACGTGGGGTGACGAGCTGGGCTGGTCGGGTCACCTACCGCCTCCGCCGTGACGAAGTCGGTGAACTGCGCATGGCCTACAAGAAGGTCGAACTGGTCGACAACGAGTTCGCCCTGCCGAGCATGTCCTTCCTGATCTGA
- a CDS encoding acetyl-CoA hydrolase/transferase family protein yields MRGPQHILLDDLDLAAHVREGDTVLWGQACAEPLPLTRLLMEQRHAIGPFRCFLGLPASDTCGPEHTDVVSFVSYCGSGPNRELDAAGALDLLPVHYSALPQLFATGSLRIDVLLLLTAPPDESGCYPLAVADEYLSAAIDGARVVIAEVSDRVPRNVGGHRIPADRIDVVVPTSRTPLVLPARDSSPAEQRIAAHVAELIPDGATLQFGLGSLPSAILRELSGHRDLGVHSGMIGDAVADLMEAGVINGTRKTVDRKVTVAGTLMGTERLFAFADGRPDIRLCATAYTHDADVLAAQHRFVAINAALEVDVSGQVNSESVRGAYLGAIGGAVDFIRGAHRSAGGVPITALPSTAGAHSRVVAQLNGPVSTARSDAGIVVTEHGVADLRGLTLPERRERMLAVADPGHRPALVAQLDAITATVGGAP; encoded by the coding sequence GTGAGAGGCCCTCAGCACATACTGCTGGACGACCTCGATCTGGCCGCACATGTCCGGGAGGGAGATACGGTCCTGTGGGGGCAGGCCTGCGCGGAACCGTTGCCGCTGACTCGACTACTCATGGAGCAGCGCCACGCCATCGGCCCGTTCCGTTGCTTCCTCGGTCTTCCCGCCTCGGACACCTGTGGCCCCGAGCACACCGACGTCGTGTCGTTCGTGTCGTACTGCGGAAGCGGCCCGAACCGCGAACTCGACGCGGCCGGAGCCCTGGACCTCCTGCCCGTCCACTACTCCGCCCTCCCTCAGTTGTTCGCAACGGGGTCGCTGCGGATCGATGTCCTCCTGCTGCTCACGGCTCCCCCGGACGAGAGCGGCTGCTACCCGCTGGCGGTTGCGGACGAGTACCTGAGCGCCGCTATCGATGGCGCTCGCGTCGTCATAGCTGAGGTCAGCGACCGTGTCCCCCGGAACGTTGGTGGCCATCGCATCCCCGCCGACCGGATCGACGTGGTCGTCCCCACGTCGCGAACCCCGTTGGTGCTACCGGCGCGTGATTCCTCTCCCGCAGAGCAGCGGATCGCTGCACACGTTGCCGAACTCATCCCTGACGGCGCCACCTTGCAGTTCGGGTTGGGCTCGTTGCCGAGCGCGATCCTCCGCGAGTTGTCGGGGCACCGCGACCTCGGCGTGCACTCTGGGATGATCGGTGACGCCGTCGCAGATCTGATGGAGGCAGGTGTGATCAACGGCACCCGCAAGACCGTCGACAGGAAGGTCACGGTCGCGGGGACCCTGATGGGAACCGAACGTCTGTTCGCATTCGCGGACGGCCGTCCCGACATCCGGCTATGCGCCACCGCCTACACCCACGATGCCGACGTCCTCGCTGCCCAGCACCGGTTCGTAGCCATCAATGCCGCGCTCGAGGTCGATGTGAGCGGCCAGGTCAACTCCGAGAGCGTTCGCGGGGCCTACCTCGGTGCTATCGGTGGCGCCGTGGACTTCATCCGCGGGGCGCACCGTTCGGCCGGGGGCGTACCGATCACAGCGCTTCCGTCGACGGCCGGTGCGCACAGCCGCGTCGTCGCGCAGCTCAACGGGCCGGTCAGCACCGCGCGCAGCGACGCCGGCATCGTCGTCACCGAGCACGGTGTCGCCGATCTGCGTGGGTTGACCCTGCCGGAACGGCGCGAGCGAATGCTCGCCGTCGCGGACCCAGGGCACCGGCCTGCGCTGGTCGCACAACTCGACGCCATCACTGCAACCGTCGGAGGAGCACCATGA
- a CDS encoding CaiB/BaiF CoA transferase family protein, with protein sequence MPGPLCGLRVLELGGLGPGPHAAMVLGDLGADVVRVDRPVSEGRLGAPSRTDLVLRNRRSVLADLKDPAGLETAHSLATRADVLIEGYRPGVAERLGLGPAECREANPRLIYARMTGWGQDGPLAQRAGHDLNYISLTGALAAIARPGQAPTVPLNLVGDYGGGSMLLLTGILSALWERERSGEGQVVDAAMVDGTALLTQLFWSLRAQGRWTDEPASNLLDGGAPFYDVYTCADGRHLAVGAIEPHFYGELLDGLGLAEADLPEQSDTTRWPELRRRLAEAIVTRSRDEWATIFIDRDACVTPVLTFAEATEHPHLAARGTLARIDGAVQAAPAPRFSRTSTEEPTPPRTPGEDTEAVLADWGVA encoded by the coding sequence GTGCCTGGACCACTCTGCGGCCTCCGTGTCCTCGAACTCGGGGGCCTAGGGCCTGGCCCGCACGCCGCGATGGTGCTCGGTGACCTCGGGGCGGATGTGGTCCGTGTCGACCGACCCGTGTCAGAGGGCCGGTTGGGCGCTCCGAGCCGAACAGACCTCGTGCTCCGCAACCGGCGGTCGGTGCTCGCCGACCTCAAGGATCCAGCCGGTCTCGAGACCGCCCACTCCCTGGCGACCCGCGCCGACGTACTCATAGAGGGGTACCGGCCCGGAGTGGCCGAGCGACTCGGGCTCGGGCCTGCGGAGTGTCGCGAGGCCAACCCACGGCTCATCTACGCCCGGATGACAGGATGGGGTCAAGATGGGCCGTTGGCGCAGCGCGCTGGCCACGACCTCAACTACATCTCGCTGACCGGGGCACTGGCAGCGATCGCCCGCCCCGGTCAGGCGCCGACGGTCCCGCTCAACCTCGTCGGCGACTACGGCGGAGGCTCGATGCTCCTGCTGACCGGCATCCTCAGCGCCCTCTGGGAGCGCGAGCGATCGGGCGAGGGTCAGGTCGTCGACGCGGCGATGGTCGACGGGACCGCGTTGCTGACCCAGCTGTTCTGGAGCTTGCGGGCACAGGGCCGGTGGACCGACGAGCCCGCCAGCAACCTGCTCGACGGCGGTGCGCCCTTCTACGACGTCTACACCTGCGCCGACGGGCGCCACCTCGCCGTCGGGGCGATCGAGCCGCACTTCTACGGTGAACTGCTCGATGGCCTCGGTCTCGCCGAGGCGGACCTGCCCGAGCAGTCGGATACGACCCGATGGCCCGAACTGCGCCGCCGACTCGCAGAGGCGATCGTCACGCGATCGCGTGACGAGTGGGCGACGATCTTCATCGACCGCGACGCCTGCGTGACCCCCGTCCTGACCTTCGCGGAAGCGACGGAACACCCCCATCTGGCAGCGCGTGGCACCCTGGCCCGGATCGACGGTGCGGTCCAGGCTGCTCCCGCGCCGCGGTTCTCACGGACGTCCACGGAAGAACCGACCCCGCCGCGAACACCGGGCGAGGACACGGAAGCGGTGCTCGCCGACTGGGGCGTGGCGTAG
- a CDS encoding enoyl-CoA hydratase/isomerase family protein, with amino-acid sequence MGDPVRPALNGAVLTLWLDRPHVRNAIDLALAEGLERRLVAVPTTVRVVVIRGVEGNFSVGGDFDEVARLREGGPEGLRPLFATFGRALSLIGELEVPVIAAVEGYAMAGGFELLQACDLALVREDAVLADNHANFGQVPGGGGSQRLPRLVGLPRALGHILTGERISGADAVAWGLAYRSASAERFEDELGKLVTTLLAKDRRVLARAKQLARRGLEQPLATGLAAEIDAVVEHLGEDVAGRGIEQFHARRQTF; translated from the coding sequence ATGGGCGATCCCGTACGTCCGGCGCTGAACGGGGCCGTGCTCACGTTGTGGCTGGACCGGCCACACGTGCGCAACGCGATCGACCTCGCGCTCGCCGAAGGGCTCGAACGCCGACTGGTCGCCGTGCCCACGACGGTGCGGGTAGTGGTCATCCGTGGTGTCGAGGGCAACTTCAGCGTCGGCGGAGACTTCGACGAAGTGGCCCGGCTCCGTGAAGGAGGGCCCGAGGGGCTGCGACCCCTGTTCGCCACCTTCGGACGCGCCCTGTCACTGATAGGCGAACTGGAGGTTCCCGTCATCGCTGCCGTGGAGGGCTACGCCATGGCTGGCGGCTTCGAGCTGCTTCAGGCATGCGACCTGGCACTGGTCCGGGAGGATGCCGTTCTCGCCGACAACCACGCGAACTTCGGCCAGGTACCCGGAGGCGGCGGCTCCCAGCGGCTGCCTCGACTCGTCGGGCTCCCCAGGGCGCTCGGCCACATCCTCACCGGTGAGCGGATCTCGGGGGCGGACGCCGTCGCGTGGGGTTTGGCCTACCGTTCGGCCTCCGCCGAAAGGTTCGAGGACGAGCTAGGGAAGCTCGTCACGACGCTGCTCGCCAAGGACCGTAGGGTGCTCGCTCGTGCCAAGCAGCTCGCCCGGCGAGGACTCGAGCAGCCACTTGCCACCGGGCTGGCCGCGGAGATCGATGCGGTAGTCGAGCATCTTGGCGAGGACGTGGCGGGTCGAGGGATCGAGCAGTTCCACGCTCGCCGGCAAACGTTCTGA
- a CDS encoding AMP-binding enzyme, producing the protein MEDGYLQHTGRSQELYKCGGERVMPKEIEELLTAHPGSGRAIAVGVRGDRWSRSDACRSSGNPGSRSTRVRFLALCRGRLARFKVPKHVMFVDPEGLPTTPAGKVQKFRLAQEAEKRLEGAAR; encoded by the coding sequence ATGGAGGATGGCTACCTGCAACACACGGGCCGGAGCCAGGAGCTGTACAAGTGTGGGGGCGAACGTGTCATGCCCAAGGAGATCGAGGAGCTGTTGACCGCTCACCCAGGCAGCGGCCGAGCCATCGCGGTCGGCGTGCGCGGTGACCGTTGGTCGAGATCGGATGCGTGTAGATCGTCCGGGAACCCGGGCAGCAGATCGACGAGGGTGAGGTTCCTCGCCCTGTGCCGGGGACGCCTGGCTCGTTTCAAGGTGCCCAAGCACGTGATGTTCGTCGATCCGGAGGGGCTTCCGACGACCCCCGCCGGCAAGGTTCAGAAGTTCCGACTGGCCCAGGAGGCCGAGAAGCGACTCGAAGGAGCCGCCCGATGA
- a CDS encoding FAS1-like dehydratase domain-containing protein, with the protein MSEIAIPAAFEEIERSWRPADQYAEDVVTAQPPALFSAILDQPPVVQADGDPLPPLWHWFLFAPAYRQSTLGEDGHPEAASFTPPLPDRRRMFGGGRLEVHEPLRCGEHVTRRSSLVHVNTHIGRTGPLLLLTVRHELAVAGQLRISEEQDLVYRRAADVARTRRDDVSIARSAEQAPPSADRSLTVRPDPRLLFRFSALTNNAHRIHYDRPYAEQVEGHPGLVVHGPLLALLLLELPRRHDPRPISWFTWRAPQPVYDRETVEVVGWRHEDGWDLAAGAAGNLQRVTGTTARAGR; encoded by the coding sequence GTGAGCGAGATCGCGATCCCCGCCGCGTTCGAGGAGATCGAACGATCCTGGCGTCCCGCGGATCAGTACGCCGAGGACGTCGTGACCGCGCAACCGCCGGCGCTGTTCTCCGCGATCCTCGACCAGCCACCGGTGGTGCAGGCAGATGGCGACCCGCTACCTCCGCTGTGGCACTGGTTCCTCTTCGCGCCCGCGTACCGACAATCGACTCTAGGAGAGGATGGCCATCCCGAGGCAGCGTCCTTCACCCCGCCGCTGCCCGATCGGCGGAGGATGTTCGGTGGCGGTCGGCTCGAGGTTCACGAACCTCTGCGCTGCGGGGAACACGTCACGCGACGGTCCAGCCTCGTTCACGTCAACACCCATATCGGGCGGACTGGGCCGTTGCTCCTCCTGACCGTCCGTCACGAGCTTGCAGTCGCTGGGCAACTGCGCATCAGCGAGGAACAGGATCTCGTCTACCGCCGCGCCGCGGACGTCGCCCGAACCCGCCGAGATGATGTGTCGATCGCGCGGTCCGCCGAGCAGGCGCCGCCTTCGGCCGACCGCAGCTTGACCGTGAGGCCGGATCCACGGCTGCTGTTCCGTTTCAGCGCCTTGACGAACAACGCCCATCGTATCCACTACGACCGCCCGTACGCGGAGCAGGTCGAGGGGCACCCTGGCCTCGTGGTCCACGGCCCCCTTCTCGCCTTGCTCTTGCTCGAGCTCCCGAGGCGCCATGACCCCCGGCCGATCTCGTGGTTCACGTGGCGCGCCCCCCAGCCGGTCTACGACCGTGAGACCGTCGAGGTGGTCGGCTGGCGGCACGAGGACGGTTGGGACCTCGCCGCCGGTGCGGCTGGGAACCTGCAGCGCGTGACCGGGACGACAGCGCGAGCCGGCCGGTGA
- a CDS encoding acetyl-CoA C-acetyltransferase, which produces MRRAAIVAPVRTAVGTFGGTLRSVPVEDLVAVVVREVIDRSGVDPERLEEVIFAQSYPNGETPCVGRWAALHAELPEHVPGFQLDRRCGGGLQAVATAAMMVQTGSADAVIAGGVESMSNVEHYTTDVRWGKRSGGTNLHDRLDRGRLRSQPEWRHGAISGMIETAENLAVRYGITRDESDAFAARSHQRAAAAWADGRLAEEVVPVNVRQRHGGVLTFDRDEGIRPDSTEVTLSRLRSIQPDGVVTAGNASQQNDAAAACLVVAEEALDDLNLEPLAYLRGWAAAGCDPAHMGIGPVPATAKVFARTGLGFDDLDLVEVNEAFATQVLSVLSEWGWHDHDRLNVNGSGISLGHPVAATGVRMMTTLLFELRRRGGRYGLETMCIGGGQGMAAIFEMA; this is translated from the coding sequence ATGAGACGCGCCGCGATCGTCGCCCCCGTCCGGACTGCCGTCGGTACGTTCGGCGGAACGCTGCGATCCGTTCCCGTCGAGGATCTCGTGGCCGTAGTGGTCCGCGAGGTCATCGACCGGTCTGGAGTTGACCCCGAGCGGCTCGAAGAGGTCATCTTCGCGCAGTCGTACCCGAACGGCGAGACGCCGTGTGTGGGTCGCTGGGCGGCGCTGCACGCGGAGCTGCCCGAACACGTACCCGGGTTCCAGCTCGACCGGCGGTGCGGAGGCGGGCTTCAGGCTGTGGCGACAGCAGCGATGATGGTGCAGACCGGTTCCGCTGATGCCGTCATCGCAGGCGGTGTCGAGAGCATGAGCAACGTCGAGCACTACACCACTGACGTCCGCTGGGGGAAGCGCTCCGGTGGCACGAACCTTCACGACCGGCTCGACAGGGGACGACTGCGTTCGCAGCCCGAATGGCGGCACGGGGCCATCAGCGGGATGATCGAAACCGCCGAGAACCTGGCGGTTCGCTACGGGATCACCCGGGACGAGTCCGACGCTTTCGCCGCTCGAAGCCACCAGCGTGCCGCCGCCGCTTGGGCCGATGGTCGCCTCGCCGAGGAGGTCGTGCCGGTCAACGTGCGTCAACGACACGGTGGCGTGCTGACCTTCGACCGGGATGAGGGCATCCGCCCTGACAGTACGGAGGTCACGCTGAGCCGGTTACGAAGCATCCAGCCGGACGGCGTGGTGACCGCCGGCAACGCGTCGCAGCAGAACGATGCCGCCGCCGCGTGCCTGGTCGTCGCCGAGGAGGCTCTCGACGACCTGAACCTCGAGCCACTGGCCTACCTACGAGGTTGGGCAGCCGCCGGATGCGATCCAGCGCACATGGGCATCGGTCCGGTGCCCGCCACCGCCAAGGTGTTCGCGCGAACGGGGCTCGGGTTCGACGACCTCGACCTGGTGGAGGTGAACGAGGCGTTCGCCACCCAGGTCCTCAGCGTGCTGAGCGAATGGGGATGGCACGACCACGACCGACTCAACGTCAACGGTTCGGGCATCTCGCTCGGCCATCCCGTCGCGGCCACTGGGGTGCGCATGATGACGACGCTGCTGTTCGAACTGCGCCGGCGCGGCGGACGGTACGGGCTCGAGACCATGTGCATCGGCGGCGGCCAGGGCATGGCCGCGATCTTCGAGATGGCATGA
- a CDS encoding acyl-CoA dehydrogenase family protein, translated as MLTALDDVEQTIVDTVRSFVDRDVLPVVRELEHADTYPEVLIEGMKALGIYGLLVPEKHGGSDVSMACFAAVTEELARGWMSLAGAMGGHSVVVYLLRTFGTQEQQDRFLPRLATGEIRATMVLTEPGGGSDLQAMTTTALLDGGEFVVNGTKTWITNARRAGLLALLCKTDPSAEPPHRGVSVLLVEPEHGYEVSRDLPKLGYKGVESCEVVFDDVRVPADAVLGGDEGAGFRQMMRGLEVGRIQVAARALGVGQAAMDAALRYAQERETFGKPIWQHQSVGNYLADMTTELRAARLLTFDAAHAIDGGRRADMEAGMAKLFASEVAMRIALDSVRIHGGYGYSTEFDVERYFRDAPLMIVGEGTNEILRSVIARQLVGRNRVP; from the coding sequence GTGCTAACCGCACTGGACGATGTCGAACAGACCATCGTGGACACGGTTCGGAGCTTCGTCGACCGCGACGTGCTTCCGGTCGTTCGCGAGTTGGAGCACGCCGACACTTACCCCGAAGTGCTGATCGAAGGCATGAAGGCGCTCGGGATCTATGGCCTGCTGGTCCCTGAGAAGCACGGCGGCTCCGACGTCTCGATGGCGTGCTTCGCGGCTGTCACGGAGGAGCTCGCACGAGGGTGGATGAGCCTCGCGGGTGCGATGGGCGGCCACTCCGTGGTGGTCTACCTCCTACGGACCTTCGGCACGCAGGAGCAGCAGGATCGCTTCCTGCCACGGTTGGCGACCGGCGAGATCAGGGCCACCATGGTGCTGACTGAGCCAGGTGGCGGCTCCGACCTGCAAGCGATGACCACGACCGCCTTGCTTGATGGTGGCGAGTTCGTCGTCAACGGCACCAAGACATGGATCACCAACGCTCGTCGGGCCGGCCTGCTCGCACTGCTGTGCAAGACCGACCCGAGCGCCGAGCCGCCTCACCGGGGCGTGAGCGTGCTGCTGGTGGAACCGGAACACGGCTACGAGGTCTCTCGTGACCTGCCGAAGCTCGGCTACAAGGGCGTCGAGTCGTGCGAGGTGGTCTTCGACGATGTCCGAGTGCCAGCTGATGCAGTGCTTGGTGGCGACGAGGGGGCCGGGTTCCGACAGATGATGAGAGGGCTGGAGGTCGGCCGCATCCAGGTAGCGGCACGGGCCTTAGGGGTCGGCCAGGCCGCCATGGACGCCGCGCTGCGGTACGCCCAGGAACGCGAGACCTTCGGCAAGCCGATCTGGCAACACCAGTCCGTCGGGAACTACCTCGCCGACATGACGACCGAGCTGCGGGCCGCGCGACTACTGACCTTCGATGCAGCCCACGCGATCGACGGCGGTCGCCGTGCGGACATGGAAGCCGGCATGGCCAAGCTGTTCGCCAGCGAGGTCGCCATGCGAATCGCGCTAGACAGCGTCCGAATCCACGGCGGATACGGCTACTCGACCGAGTTCGACGTCGAGAGGTACTTCCGTGATGCACCGCTGATGATCGTAGGCGAGGGGACCAACGAGATCCTCCGCTCGGTGATCGCCCGTCAGCTGGTGGGCCGGAACCGGGTCCCGTGA
- a CDS encoding aromatic ring-hydroxylating oxygenase subunit alpha: MTTLDATDTNRYDRLIQEERVHSSLYTDQQIFAEELERIWYRTWVFVGHVSEVPEPNDYVRKNIGPQDVIMVRGKDGQVRLLLNRCTHRANLVCEDLAGNAGSFRCPYHGWTFRNTGELIGYPFRGGYAETRDELDLGLASLPRVAEYGGFVFGSFAQEGPSLEEHLGDAAGEIDRLLRLAPEGEIELNAGWLKHRTQANWKLIAENETDGYHPVFVHGSIFSVAESGIGDLYSDASEAVTRDLGGGHSENDLRPEFRRLGKPMGWFGTTEDRLPEYVRKIRERHGEAAEQILIEGSPHVMIFPNLFIAEIQVFNIQPLAPDLSVQHGTAIQFRGAPDINRRMLSQTIGSIGPAGLLLADDTEMYERNQRGLEVRRPEWLEVRRGLHRERRDERGHRIGTATDETGMRGFWRHYHGLMTEAGS, encoded by the coding sequence ATGACCACGCTCGACGCCACCGACACGAACCGCTACGACCGGTTGATCCAGGAGGAGCGGGTCCACAGTTCGCTGTACACGGACCAACAGATCTTCGCGGAGGAGCTCGAACGGATCTGGTACCGCACCTGGGTCTTCGTCGGTCACGTCAGTGAGGTGCCGGAACCGAACGATTACGTCCGCAAGAACATCGGTCCGCAGGACGTGATCATGGTGCGAGGCAAGGACGGGCAGGTGCGTCTGCTGCTCAACCGGTGCACCCACCGGGCGAACCTCGTCTGCGAGGATCTGGCCGGCAATGCGGGGTCGTTCCGGTGTCCCTACCACGGCTGGACGTTCCGGAACACCGGCGAACTCATCGGCTACCCGTTCCGCGGTGGCTACGCCGAGACCCGCGACGAGCTCGACCTCGGGTTGGCCAGCCTGCCCCGTGTAGCGGAGTACGGCGGGTTCGTCTTCGGCAGCTTCGCCCAGGAGGGTCCTTCGCTTGAGGAGCATCTCGGCGATGCTGCAGGCGAGATCGACCGGCTCCTGCGGCTCGCACCTGAGGGCGAGATCGAGCTCAACGCCGGGTGGCTGAAGCACCGCACGCAGGCGAACTGGAAGCTGATCGCCGAGAACGAGACCGACGGCTACCACCCGGTCTTCGTTCATGGCTCCATCTTCAGCGTCGCTGAGAGTGGCATCGGAGATCTCTACAGCGACGCCTCCGAGGCCGTCACCCGTGATCTCGGAGGCGGTCACAGCGAGAACGACCTGCGCCCTGAGTTCCGGCGGCTCGGCAAGCCGATGGGCTGGTTCGGCACCACCGAGGACCGGCTCCCCGAGTACGTGCGCAAGATCCGCGAACGCCACGGTGAGGCGGCCGAGCAGATCCTCATCGAAGGCTCGCCACACGTGATGATCTTCCCCAACTTGTTCATCGCGGAGATCCAGGTCTTCAACATCCAGCCGCTGGCCCCGGACCTCAGCGTGCAACACGGCACGGCTATCCAGTTCAGGGGTGCGCCCGACATCAACCGGCGCATGTTGTCGCAGACGATCGGTTCCATCGGCCCCGCAGGGCTCCTTCTCGCCGATGACACCGAGATGTACGAGCGCAACCAGCGTGGGCTCGAGGTTCGTCGACCCGAGTGGCTGGAGGTCCGTCGGGGGCTGCATCGTGAACGACGGGACGAGCGGGGTCACCGCATCGGCACCGCCACCGACGAAACTGGCATGCGCGGCTTCTGGCGGCACTACCACGGGCTGATGACGGAGGCTGGGTCGTGA